Genomic DNA from Halobaculum sp. CBA1158:
GTTCCCCCCGATCGAGATCGACACCGACGACTTCGTCCGCGAGGTGCGCGCGACCGGCAGCGACGCCGAACCCGTCGTCCTCGGCGACGACGAGACGTTCACGATCGGAGAGTAGACTCCCGCCTCAGCCGGGCCGGTCGGGTCGCCGCCCGCGGTCGGCCGCGTGGTCGACTCCGTCGGGTGTGCCTCGGCCGCACGCCGGAGTAACAAGGTTTACGCGCCGACGGACCGTCGCATTACCCGCACATGTCCGACATCGAGACTTCCACGGTCAGCGAGGAAGGATTCACCAGCACGAGCGAGGTCGGCGACTTCGAGTTGACGATCGACGCGCTCGGCGAGGACGGCCCGGACCCCAACTCCGTGCTCGTCGCCGATTACGCCTCCTGCTTCCTGCCGGCGTTCCGCGTGGGCGGCCAGCAGCGCGGGCACGAGGACCTCGGGCGAGTCCAGATCGACGCCGAGGCCGACCTGGACGACGACGACGACCTCGCGGCGATCCGCTTCGACATCCACGTCGAGGCCGACCTGGACGAGGAGACGCTCGCGGACATCGTCGAGCGCGCCGAGGGGATCTGTCACGTCCACGCGGCGCTTCGCGAGGGGCTCCACGCCGACATCACGGCCCACGCCGACGCCTTCTGAGGCCGCGCTCGCGACCGTCGCGGTCGCGTCGCTCTCACGGTTCTTCGGTCGCGTGATTCGACGAACGGACAGCGCCCGCGCCGCGCGAGCGACGCGCTCAGCGTCCGCGGAGGTCGTCGCCGCGGTAGGTTCGGTACGTCATCGCTTCGCCGTCGATGATCACGACCTCGTCGTCGGTCCGATCGCTCACGACCCCGACGGGGTCGGCCGGCTCGTCGCGGAAGACGTACGGTGAGTCGCGCTCTTCCATGGTAGTGAGTAGCACATTACCCAATATAAGTCTTTGTCAGACAGTACCACGCGTGATTCTTGCAGGGCGGTTCGGTCGACGCCGCGAACCCGGCCCTCGGCGGGCTACCCGCCGGTGTCGGTGCGGGTGTCGATGTCGGCGTCGGCCTCCGTCTCCGCCGCGAGGACGCGGTCGATGTCCGCGAGACTGTCGAGCACGTAGTCGGGGTCGTGATCGGAGGCGGCCACGTCGCCGCGGTCGGTGACGCCGGTGCACACGAGGGCGGTCGTCGCGCCGGCAGTCTCGCCGAGCGCGATGTCGGTGTCGAGGCGGTCGCCGACGACGAGACACTCCGCGGGCGGGTGACCCAGTCGGTCGAACACCAGGTCCCGAGCGGTCGCCGACGGCTTCCCGAGCACGGCGTCGGGATCGTGATCGAGCACGCCGCGAACGGCGTTGATCAGGGCACCCGATCCCGGGACGTCGCGGTCGGGAGCGGGGATGACGCGGTCGGGGTCCGTGCCGACGTACGGCGTGCCGTCGCCGAGGGCCCACAGCGCCCCCGCGAGGTCGTCGTACGTGAACGACCGGTCGACGGAGACGACGCCGGCGTCGGCCGCGTCGTGGTCGTCGACGACGCGCAGGTCCGCCGCGGTCAACTGGTCGACGAGGCCGGCCTCTCCGACGACGTACAGCGCGTCGTCCGGGTGGTGCTCGCGGAGGTACGCGACCGTGCTGTCGGCGGCGGTCAGCACCGCCGGTTCGGTCGCGTCGATCCCGGCGCGCGCGAGGCGATCGACGTACGCCGGCGGCCCCTTCGTGGGGTTGTTCGAGCAGAACAGCACGTCCGCGCCGGACTCGCGTAGGCGGTCGACGGCCGCCGGCGCGCCGGGGATCGGGTCGTCGCCGCGGACGACGGTTCCGTCGACGTCGAGCACGACTCCGCGTATCACGACCGTCGTTCGGGCGGCGCGCTGTTGAACCCGTCGGCGACGCCGACGCTGAGCGGTCACCGGCGGGACGAAGCGGTCGCGGCCGAGGCGAAGCAGGGAACGGTGACGACCACCGCGGGCGTAACGGATCCGAGAACGGTAACGCGTATGTGTCGCCGGTACTCGGATCGGACACAGTGACCGCCGCGCAGCTGACGTTGGTGCAGATCGACAACTACGGCCCGTGGACCGTGACCCCGGAGCCCCGTCGGGAGATGGACCTCCAGACGCTCCAGTCGCGCCTGTTCGCGGACCTGGCACAGTACATCGGCAACCGGGGCGGCTACGTCTTCTTCACCCGCTTCGACAACATGGTGGCCGTGACGAACGGCCTCGACCGCCGCGACCACGAACTCCTCCAGGAGTCCGTCGGGAACCGCTTCCCCGTCAGCGTGAGCCTCGGAATCGGCGTCGACGAGGTGCCGATCGAGGCGCTGGAGACGGCGACCGAACGGGTACAGGCGGCCGGATCCGCCCAGTCCGCCGAGCGCAGCGAGGCGCTCGCGGGCGAGTTCCGCGACGGCGACGCCGCCGGCGACGACGACGTGTCGATCGCCCACTTCGACGTGAACGACGCGACCGGCAAGTACACCGACCGGCTCAACGAGTTCGACTCGTTCATCAACATCGAACACGGCTACGCGTCGCTGATGCGATACATGCGCGAGGAGCACGGCGCGCTCTCGTTCTTCGTCGGGGGCGACAACGTCATCGCCGCGTGTCCGGATCTCACGCGCGGGGACTACCTGGCCGCGATCGACCACGTCGCCGACGACGCGGACGTCCAACTCAAGGTCGGCGTCGGCGAGGGCGCGACGCCCCACGAGGCCGGCTACGACGCCAAGCACGCCTTGGAGGACTGCCGCTACGAGGGGACGCTCGTCGAGTTCGCCTGAGCCGGCGTCGTTCGACTCCCGCCAGCTGGACCTCGCGGTACTCCGCGAGCGCCGTCGCGACCGCGAGTGCTCGACCGCCGGACCCCACCGCGTCGATACGCTTGTGTAGCGCGCGTGCCGAGGAAGCACGATGACCGAACGCGACTCGACGGACGTGACGCCCGGCGACTCCGGCGACCCCGTCGCCGACGATCGCCGGCGGGAACGCGCCCGCGGGAGCCTGCTCGGCCTCGCCTGCGGCGACGCGCTCGGTCGCCCGGTCGACGGGAGCACGGCCGCGGCCGTCCGCGAGCGTCACGGCCGGGTGACGGAGCTGCTCGGCGGCGACCGCCCGGCCGGTACCACGACCGACGCCACGGCGACCGCCGTCGCCGCCGGCCACGCGCGTCTCGACGGGTACCGGAGCGACAACGGGTCACACGAGGTCCCCGACGGCGACCGTGACGCCCATGCCGACCGTGTCAGGCCTGAGGATCCGGCGATCCTGCTCGCCGGGGTGCCCGCCGGACTGGGGCCCGGAGCCCCCGCGGAGCGGGCGGAGGCGGCGGCGCGGGCGGTACGAACCGTCGTGTCCGGCGACGTCCCGCCCGAGCCGATCGCCGGAGCGGTCGTGCTCGCGGTCGTCGTGGGGGCGTTCGTCGACGGCGCGTCGGTCGAGGAGGCGCGCGCCGACGCACGAACGGTCGCACTCGACCGCGACGCCCCGGTCTCGGTCCGCGAGACGATCGCGGTCGTCGGCGACCGCGGCGCTGTGCGGATCGACGCCGGCGGCGACCCAAGAGCGACCCTGGAGACGGCCCTGCACGAAGCGCTCGTCGCCGACGATCCCGAGGAAGCGATCGTGTCGGCCGCGAGCCGCGGCGGGGCCGCGAGCGCCCTGGGAGCCGTCGCGGGCGCGGTCGCCGGCGCTCGCGACGGCGAGGCGGCGGTTCCGGCGCGCTGGCTGAACGAACTCGACGGCGCGCCCGATCTCCGCCGGCTCGCGGACGCCCTCGTCGAGGACGAGGGTCCCTGAACGGGTCCCGATCCCGGGTCCCCGCGTGTGGATCGGTGTCGCGTCTCCCGAAGCTTCGAGAGGGGGGCCGCCCACCGTCGGCGTATGGAACACGACTACCACGTCCACTCGACGTACTCGGACGGGTACTTCATCGAGTTCATGGCCGACAGCGCCGCCGAGGCGGGACTGTCGGCGATCGGGATCGCAGACCACTGCGTCGTCTCCGAGGACCCCGCAGAGGACCAGTACCGCCGCGAGATGGGGTTCAACCTCGACGTCACCTACGAGCGGCGGCGCGACGCAATCGAGGCGATCCGCGAGCGCGCCGACGTGGAGATCTTCGACGCCGTCGAACTCGACTACGAGCCCCACGACGAGGCCGCGATCGCGTCGTTCCTCGAGGAGGCCGAGTTCGACTACGCCGTCGGAAGCGTCCACGACCTGGAGGGCGTGAACGTCCACGTCCGAGAGTACTTCGCCGACAGGTCGGAGGCCGAGCGCCGAGCGCTGGTGGACGAGTACTTCGAGAAACTCGTCGCGCTGGCGGACTCGGAGCTGTTCGCGATCGCCGCCCACCCCGACCTCGTGGAGCGGAATCCCGCGTTGCGGGGGCTCGCGACCGAGGACCACTACGAGCGAGCGGCGGCGGCGTTCGCGGACTCGCGGACCGTCCCCGAGCTGAACGCCGGGCGCGTGCTCGACGACTACGGCGGGCTCCACCCCGCACCCGAGTTCCTGGACGCCCTCGCCGACCACGGCGTCGGTGTCGCCGTCGGCACCGACAGCCATCGACCCGAGTCGATCGGCCCCCGCGTCGAGCGCATCGAGGCCGAACTGGCCGAGCGCGGGCTGGAGCCCGTGCGCGTGATGGACGCCGTCTGAGAAGTCGAGTCGCTACTGGATGTGGCCTTCCTCGCGGAGCTGCTGGGCGTCGTCGGACTCGTATCGCCAGACGACCTCCGCCTTCTCGTCTTGCCAGTCCCACGGCTCGGCGATGACGATGTCGCCCTCCTTCACCCACGTCCGGAACCGCATCCGGCCGGGGATGCGACCCATGCGCTCCTCGCCGTCGGCACAGCGCAGGGTGACGCGCCGGCCGCCGAGCATGTCCGTCACGGTAGCGAACACCTGGTTGTCGTCGGGCATTCGAAGGGGCTTGCGCCCCGATGTGTCGTCGCTCATGCGGGAGAGTTGGGCACGGAATGGGATAAGTACGTGTATTCGGTCGTAGCCGTCGGTCGGTTCCTCCTGAGGCGCGCTCCCGACACCGGGAGTTAATACCCTGCGAGGTGCCCGAACTAGCCGCGCAGCCGCCAGAACATCGTCCAAC
This window encodes:
- a CDS encoding OsmC family protein; translated protein: MSDIETSTVSEEGFTSTSEVGDFELTIDALGEDGPDPNSVLVADYASCFLPAFRVGGQQRGHEDLGRVQIDAEADLDDDDDLAAIRFDIHVEADLDEETLADIVERAEGICHVHAALREGLHADITAHADAF
- a CDS encoding HAD-IIA family hydrolase, whose translation is MIRGVVLDVDGTVVRGDDPIPGAPAAVDRLRESGADVLFCSNNPTKGPPAYVDRLARAGIDATEPAVLTAADSTVAYLREHHPDDALYVVGEAGLVDQLTAADLRVVDDHDAADAGVVSVDRSFTYDDLAGALWALGDGTPYVGTDPDRVIPAPDRDVPGSGALINAVRGVLDHDPDAVLGKPSATARDLVFDRLGHPPAECLVVGDRLDTDIALGETAGATTALVCTGVTDRGDVAASDHDPDYVLDSLADIDRVLAAETEADADIDTRTDTGG
- a CDS encoding GTP cyclohydrolase III, which encodes MTAAQLTLVQIDNYGPWTVTPEPRREMDLQTLQSRLFADLAQYIGNRGGYVFFTRFDNMVAVTNGLDRRDHELLQESVGNRFPVSVSLGIGVDEVPIEALETATERVQAAGSAQSAERSEALAGEFRDGDAAGDDDVSIAHFDVNDATGKYTDRLNEFDSFINIEHGYASLMRYMREEHGALSFFVGGDNVIAACPDLTRGDYLAAIDHVADDADVQLKVGVGEGATPHEAGYDAKHALEDCRYEGTLVEFA
- a CDS encoding ADP-ribosylglycohydrolase family protein: MTERDSTDVTPGDSGDPVADDRRRERARGSLLGLACGDALGRPVDGSTAAAVRERHGRVTELLGGDRPAGTTTDATATAVAAGHARLDGYRSDNGSHEVPDGDRDAHADRVRPEDPAILLAGVPAGLGPGAPAERAEAAARAVRTVVSGDVPPEPIAGAVVLAVVVGAFVDGASVEEARADARTVALDRDAPVSVRETIAVVGDRGAVRIDAGGDPRATLETALHEALVADDPEEAIVSAASRGGAASALGAVAGAVAGARDGEAAVPARWLNELDGAPDLRRLADALVEDEGP
- a CDS encoding PHP domain-containing protein, which codes for MEHDYHVHSTYSDGYFIEFMADSAAEAGLSAIGIADHCVVSEDPAEDQYRREMGFNLDVTYERRRDAIEAIRERADVEIFDAVELDYEPHDEAAIASFLEEAEFDYAVGSVHDLEGVNVHVREYFADRSEAERRALVDEYFEKLVALADSELFAIAAHPDLVERNPALRGLATEDHYERAAAAFADSRTVPELNAGRVLDDYGGLHPAPEFLDALADHGVGVAVGTDSHRPESIGPRVERIEAELAERGLEPVRVMDAV
- the eif1A gene encoding translation initiation factor eIF-1A, with amino-acid sequence MSDDTSGRKPLRMPDDNQVFATVTDMLGGRRVTLRCADGEERMGRIPGRMRFRTWVKEGDIVIAEPWDWQDEKAEVVWRYESDDAQQLREEGHIQ